From a region of the uncultured Draconibacterium sp. genome:
- a CDS encoding STAS/SEC14 domain-containing protein, whose protein sequence is MFKIIDITKEELIALEVEGKLTEEDYNKITPLIDKAVQDFGKVKLYIQLNYVDGISPKAFWEDVKTYLKHFNHMKKIAVVGKSRWEKLWSELAAPFISGEVKYFEFTAIDKAREWVKD, encoded by the coding sequence ATGTTTAAAATAATTGATATTACAAAAGAAGAGCTGATTGCCCTCGAAGTTGAAGGAAAACTGACAGAAGAAGACTACAACAAAATTACTCCGCTTATTGATAAAGCGGTTCAGGATTTTGGCAAGGTAAAACTTTACATTCAGCTAAATTATGTAGATGGAATTTCGCCGAAAGCATTTTGGGAAGACGTAAAAACCTACCTGAAACATTTTAACCACATGAAGAAAATTGCAGTTGTTGGAAAATCTCGTTGGGAAAAATTGTGGTCGGAACTGGCTGCACCATTTATTTCCGGCGAAGTAAAATATTTTGAATTTACGGCCATTGACAAAGCCCGGGAGTGGGTTAAAGATTAA